In one window of Posidoniimonas corsicana DNA:
- a CDS encoding WD40 repeat domain-containing protein yields MPAKLALPAWSVIALVLAGVAPAETVRQLRPFRAYDFRAEGHDTPVVVTAVAISPDGSQVAASGDDHGVRLWTLASGQQPELLRGHEGWVRALAFDGETRRLASVGDDRRLNIWNLADNQTSLVNNDAQGPIGSVAFLPGGQQLLTAAYGDQVRLLNLSSGMIDKRFACPCQDTRVMAVSPDGRWMAAAGRNGTLRLWDLTTGEEGRDIPADTQRLQAIAFSPDGKRVATGGNGPRVRLWDLESGDLAGELHTRPAKVRSLLFLDDNRLLSGGTDNRIHVWDLRTELPTHRLVGHTGTVAVMAVDAAGETLVSAGFDTTVLLWRAPKTPAAAATADAGSDEVTR; encoded by the coding sequence GTGCCAGCCAAGCTTGCTCTGCCAGCATGGTCCGTCATCGCGTTGGTGCTGGCCGGCGTTGCGCCGGCGGAAACCGTCCGCCAGCTCAGGCCGTTCCGCGCGTACGACTTCCGCGCCGAGGGACACGACACGCCGGTCGTGGTGACCGCCGTGGCGATCTCGCCCGACGGCAGCCAGGTCGCCGCCAGTGGAGACGACCACGGCGTGCGCCTGTGGACGCTGGCCTCGGGCCAGCAGCCGGAGCTGCTGCGGGGGCACGAGGGCTGGGTGCGGGCGCTCGCGTTCGACGGCGAGACCCGCCGCTTGGCCAGCGTCGGCGACGACCGCCGCCTCAATATCTGGAACCTGGCCGACAACCAGACCTCGCTGGTCAACAACGATGCGCAGGGGCCGATCGGCTCCGTGGCGTTCCTGCCGGGCGGCCAGCAGCTCCTGACCGCCGCGTACGGCGACCAGGTGCGGCTGCTGAACCTGTCGTCCGGGATGATCGACAAGCGCTTCGCGTGCCCGTGCCAGGACACGCGCGTCATGGCGGTCTCGCCCGACGGCCGGTGGATGGCCGCCGCGGGCCGCAACGGCACGCTGCGTCTGTGGGACCTCACGACCGGCGAGGAGGGACGCGACATCCCGGCCGACACGCAGCGGCTGCAGGCGATCGCGTTCTCGCCGGATGGCAAGCGGGTCGCGACCGGCGGCAACGGTCCCCGCGTGCGGCTGTGGGACCTCGAATCGGGCGACCTGGCCGGCGAGCTGCACACCCGCCCCGCCAAGGTCCGTTCGCTGCTGTTCCTGGACGACAACCGGCTGCTCAGCGGCGGCACCGACAACCGGATCCACGTGTGGGACCTGCGGACCGAGCTCCCCACGCACCGCCTGGTCGGGCACACGGGCACCGTGGCCGTGATGGCGGTCGACGCGGCCGGCGAGACGCTTGTCTCCGCCGGGTTCGACACCACCGTGCTGCTGTGGCGGGCGCCCAAGACGCCCGCGGCGGCGGCGACCGCCGACGCCGGATCGGACGAGGTTACCCGCTAG